The proteins below are encoded in one region of Ereboglobus luteus:
- the sppA gene encoding signal peptide peptidase SppA, translating to MKNFYTSLLGTLTALAIFSIGAVICGIMFFAVIGSMIGGGGDSKQVTVEKGAYLVFDMSVNITDAPAQMDSSALMGALAGGRNEPDRLQLRQVTKALKAAAEDSRIAGVFLCGGFEPNGYGTGYAALREVREALEQVRAAKKPVIAYLEQATVREMYVASLADELVLDPYGVVLMPGLASQPMYYAGAFEKFGVGVQVTRVGKYKSAIEPFTRTDMSPESREQMQKLLDDLWGDLRNDIAAGRGLRAQDLQVLVDREGFIQPEVALQRKLVTRLAYRDEVIDDLKTRTGRAGSAEPFKQIGLQDYIFTLPRTTGPAIPPKTETAGKRGGGKGAVAIVYAEGAIVDGRGSVNDVGGERFARQIRRLRQDDKVKAIVLRVNSPGGSATASEHIQREIRLARKEKPVIVSMGAYAASGGYWIATYGDRIFAEPGTITGSIGVFGMQLDMQKLANNVGVTFDSVKTGKYADTRTIARPKTPDEMALYQRMVDWIYEEFVGKVAESRNIPKDRVHEIAQGRVWSGTEALKLGLVDEIGGLDDAILYAVEKAGLAPSYRVQEFPRKKELSEVLNEMLGGRSSPDQSDARLRVGNKGAVNELVSRIQDEAHILNEFNDPKGIYARLPLDLVVK from the coding sequence ATGAAAAATTTCTACACATCGCTGTTGGGCACATTGACCGCGCTGGCCATTTTTTCGATTGGGGCGGTGATATGCGGAATCATGTTTTTCGCAGTGATAGGCTCCATGATCGGCGGAGGCGGCGACAGCAAGCAGGTGACGGTGGAGAAGGGCGCGTATCTGGTTTTCGACATGTCGGTGAACATCACCGACGCGCCGGCGCAGATGGATTCGAGCGCGTTGATGGGGGCGTTGGCGGGAGGTCGAAACGAACCCGACCGGTTGCAACTGCGCCAAGTCACGAAGGCGCTCAAGGCCGCCGCCGAGGACAGCCGGATCGCGGGCGTGTTTTTGTGCGGCGGCTTCGAGCCGAACGGTTACGGCACGGGTTACGCGGCGTTGCGCGAGGTGCGCGAGGCGCTCGAACAAGTGCGCGCCGCCAAAAAACCGGTGATCGCGTATCTAGAGCAGGCGACGGTGCGCGAGATGTATGTGGCGTCGCTGGCCGACGAGCTTGTGCTCGATCCCTACGGGGTGGTTTTGATGCCGGGGCTGGCGAGCCAGCCGATGTATTATGCGGGCGCGTTTGAGAAATTCGGCGTGGGCGTGCAGGTGACACGCGTCGGAAAATACAAGTCCGCCATCGAACCTTTCACGCGCACCGACATGAGCCCCGAGAGCCGCGAGCAAATGCAAAAGCTGCTCGACGATTTGTGGGGCGATTTGCGCAACGACATCGCCGCCGGGCGCGGTTTGCGCGCGCAGGATTTGCAGGTGCTCGTGGATCGCGAGGGTTTCATCCAGCCCGAGGTCGCGTTGCAACGCAAACTCGTGACGCGCCTCGCATATCGCGACGAGGTGATCGACGACTTGAAAACACGCACGGGCCGCGCGGGCTCGGCGGAGCCGTTCAAGCAGATCGGCCTGCAAGATTACATATTCACCCTCCCCCGGACGACGGGGCCGGCGATTCCCCCGAAAACAGAAACCGCGGGCAAGCGCGGAGGCGGGAAGGGCGCGGTCGCGATTGTGTATGCCGAGGGTGCGATTGTTGACGGCAGGGGCAGCGTGAATGATGTCGGCGGCGAGCGTTTTGCGCGGCAAATCCGCCGCCTGCGCCAGGACGACAAGGTGAAGGCGATCGTGTTGCGTGTGAACAGCCCGGGCGGCTCCGCGACGGCGTCGGAGCACATCCAGCGGGAAATCCGCCTGGCGCGGAAAGAGAAACCGGTGATCGTTTCGATGGGCGCGTATGCGGCGTCGGGAGGTTACTGGATCGCGACTTATGGCGACCGGATTTTTGCGGAGCCGGGCACGATCACAGGCTCCATCGGCGTGTTCGGCATGCAGCTAGACATGCAAAAACTGGCGAACAATGTGGGCGTGACATTCGACAGCGTGAAGACGGGCAAATATGCCGACACGAGGACAATCGCGCGCCCGAAGACGCCCGATGAAATGGCGCTTTACCAGCGCATGGTTGATTGGATTTACGAGGAGTTTGTCGGCAAGGTCGCCGAATCGCGCAACATTCCGAAGGATCGCGTGCACGAAATTGCGCAAGGCCGCGTGTGGTCGGGCACGGAGGCGTTGAAACTCGGGCTGGTCGATGAAATCGGCGGCCTGGACGACGCGATTCTTTATGCGGTGGAAAAGGCGGGTCTCGCCCCAAGCTACCGCGTGCAGGAGTTTCCTCGCAAAAAGGAACTGTCCGAGGTGTTGAACGAAATGCTTGGCGGACGCTCCTCGCCGGATCAATCCGATGCGCGGCTGCGCGTGGGAAACAAGGGCGCGGTCAACGAGCTGGTGTCGCGCATTCAGGACGAGGCGCATATCCTCAATGAGTTCAACGACCCCAAGGGCATCTACGCGCGCCTGCCTCTCGATCTAGTGGTAAAGTGA
- a CDS encoding MarR family winged helix-turn-helix transcriptional regulator yields the protein MHITTHILGTAGDLRKAAARVFRRHGLSPAQFNVLNLLSDQPDGLSAGVLAEELVVDPSNVTGLLQRMKRDGLLVTKRSPEDARMHVARLSAKGRRLWEVSYADYANELAQFDAMLDEAGVSPDLLKELTGLIVMISEFCRQKATAS from the coding sequence ATGCACATCACCACTCACATACTTGGCACGGCGGGGGATCTTCGGAAGGCGGCGGCGCGCGTTTTTCGCAGGCACGGGCTTTCTCCGGCGCAGTTCAATGTGCTCAATTTGCTTTCCGACCAGCCCGACGGCCTCAGCGCCGGCGTGCTTGCGGAAGAGCTCGTTGTTGATCCGTCGAACGTCACCGGGCTGCTGCAGCGCATGAAGCGCGACGGGTTGCTGGTGACCAAGCGCTCCCCCGAGGATGCGCGCATGCATGTGGCGCGCCTTTCGGCAAAAGGTCGGAGGCTTTGGGAGGTGTCGTATGCGGATTACGCAAACGAGCTGGCTCAATTCGACGCCATGCTGGACGAGGCCGGCGTTTCACCGGATTTGCTCAAGGAGCTGACGGGGTTGATTGTGATGATAAGCGAGTTTTGCCGCCAGAAAGCGACCGCTTCATGA
- a CDS encoding outer membrane beta-barrel protein, whose protein sequence is MKPTTTSKTICALFTSLLVASTSVLAQVAPPTPAQAAGPAYFSDGDSFALPKTSGPNFYLEGGLAYMNAKIGLDQDNSDLWGAHVAFGWRIDKHSKIQVEMQALFSSDDYYASYGGYSGKITQEVVAVPTLFSYSYCLPLDKNGQWELHFTPTVGFYTANMKLKGSIYGYGSASDDDTDTSFVFGGGVGFTYHINKNLYLDLSYRYMRAGSTDYQLFGTSFDQDAFNANGATFSIGWKF, encoded by the coding sequence ATGAAACCCACCACCACCAGCAAAACGATTTGTGCATTATTCACGAGCCTGCTCGTCGCAAGCACGTCTGTCCTCGCCCAAGTTGCCCCGCCAACGCCCGCACAAGCAGCCGGCCCAGCTTATTTCTCTGATGGCGATTCGTTTGCCCTCCCAAAGACATCCGGCCCTAATTTCTATTTGGAAGGGGGGCTCGCATATATGAATGCCAAGATTGGTCTTGATCAAGACAACTCTGATTTGTGGGGCGCCCACGTTGCGTTTGGGTGGCGCATCGACAAACATAGTAAAATCCAAGTTGAAATGCAGGCGTTGTTTTCAAGCGACGATTATTACGCATCTTATGGTGGATATAGTGGAAAAATAACCCAAGAGGTTGTCGCCGTGCCCACGCTCTTTTCCTATAGCTATTGCCTTCCTCTGGATAAAAACGGGCAGTGGGAACTGCACTTCACCCCCACGGTTGGGTTTTATACAGCCAACATGAAACTAAAAGGAAGCATATATGGGTATGGCTCGGCCAGTGACGATGATACTGACACAAGCTTTGTGTTTGGCGGTGGTGTTGGCTTTACCTACCATATCAACAAGAATTTATATCTTGATTTGAGCTACCGTTATATGCGTGCGGGTTCGACCGACTATCAATTGTTTGGCACAAGCTTCGATCAAGATGCCTTTAATGCAAATGGTGCCACGTTCAGCATTGGTTGGAAATTCTGA
- a CDS encoding outer membrane beta-barrel protein, translated as MNPTDMTKTICALFTGLLIASASALAQTTPPTPAQAAGPSHSSKPDSSYAMPKATGPNFYFEVGGTYMKAKTEGQKQDFYGGTIAIGGRLDRISKVQLEIGRLSGDDKHSEPGYSEKNDFTVTTALLSASACIPLGKKEQCELRLTPLAGLYSMKWKVNSSYYGSGNDTDTAFSWGGGAGITYHINTRFYVDAGYRYIRVGSTEYKMLGVKLKLDSMDTHSATVSVGCKF; from the coding sequence ATGAACCCCACTGATATGACAAAAACGATTTGTGCATTATTCACGGGCCTGCTCATCGCAAGCGCGTCCGCCCTCGCCCAAACAACCCCACCCACACCCGCCCAAGCTGCCGGGCCAAGTCATTCATCCAAACCCGATTCATCGTATGCCATGCCCAAGGCAACCGGTCCCAATTTTTATTTCGAAGTTGGCGGCACCTACATGAAAGCCAAAACAGAGGGCCAGAAACAGGATTTCTACGGCGGCACCATCGCCATCGGCGGACGCCTTGACAGAATCAGCAAGGTTCAACTCGAAATCGGCCGCCTATCCGGCGATGACAAACACTCCGAGCCGGGTTACAGCGAAAAAAATGATTTTACTGTGACAACAGCGCTGCTCTCAGCCAGTGCCTGCATCCCCCTTGGGAAGAAAGAACAATGCGAACTGCGCCTCACACCCCTGGCTGGCCTTTACTCAATGAAATGGAAGGTAAACAGCAGCTATTACGGCTCCGGCAACGACACCGACACAGCATTTTCATGGGGCGGCGGAGCGGGAATAACCTACCACATCAACACGCGCTTTTACGTGGATGCCGGATACCGGTATATCCGTGTTGGATCGACCGAATATAAAATGCTCGGGGTAAAACTCAAACTCGACAGCATGGACACCCATTCCGCAACCGTCTCAGTTGGATGTAAATTCTAA
- the recA gene encoding recombinase RecA: MSKASPAKTAAATPATADAIDAATRKNLDLAVSSITKQFGEGSIMRLGDARKMKVETLSTGSIAIDLALGVGGLPRGRIIEIYGPESSGKTTFCLSAIAEAQKRGGLAAFIDVEHALDPKYAKVVGVNLDDLLVSQPDSGEDALNIMETLIRSNAIDIIILDSVAALTTRAELDGQMGDATVGAQARLMSQAMRRLTAVVSKTNCVCIFTNQIREKIGVMFGNPETTSGGRALKFFSSIRIDIRRKDQIKTPDGKVVGNRTKIKVVKNKVAPPFTECEFDIMYNEGISHTASILDLGIEHKIVEKKGAWISYQGELIGQGRDAAKATLRERPDLAEKIITAVMEKVTVKGGTTLGEGNADNDKE, translated from the coding sequence ATGTCCAAAGCATCGCCCGCCAAAACCGCCGCCGCAACTCCCGCAACCGCTGACGCCATCGACGCCGCCACACGCAAAAACCTCGACCTCGCAGTCTCCTCCATCACCAAACAATTCGGCGAAGGCTCAATCATGCGCCTCGGTGACGCGCGCAAAATGAAAGTCGAAACCCTCTCGACCGGCTCCATCGCCATCGACCTCGCCCTCGGCGTCGGCGGCCTGCCCCGCGGCCGCATCATCGAAATCTACGGCCCCGAATCCTCCGGCAAAACCACCTTCTGCTTAAGCGCCATCGCCGAGGCCCAGAAACGCGGCGGCCTCGCCGCCTTCATCGACGTCGAGCACGCCCTCGACCCGAAATACGCCAAGGTTGTCGGCGTAAACCTCGACGACCTCCTCGTATCCCAACCCGACTCCGGCGAGGACGCGCTCAACATCATGGAGACGCTCATCCGCTCCAACGCCATCGACATCATCATCCTCGACTCCGTCGCCGCGCTCACCACCCGCGCCGAACTCGACGGCCAGATGGGCGACGCCACCGTCGGCGCGCAAGCCCGCCTCATGAGCCAGGCCATGCGCCGCCTCACCGCCGTTGTCAGCAAAACCAACTGCGTGTGCATCTTCACAAACCAGATTCGCGAAAAAATCGGCGTCATGTTCGGCAACCCCGAAACGACCTCGGGCGGCCGCGCGCTGAAGTTCTTCTCGTCCATCCGCATCGACATCCGCCGCAAGGACCAGATCAAGACCCCCGACGGCAAAGTCGTCGGCAACCGCACCAAGATCAAAGTTGTCAAAAACAAAGTCGCGCCGCCCTTCACCGAATGCGAGTTCGACATCATGTATAACGAGGGCATTTCGCACACCGCCTCGATTCTCGATCTCGGCATCGAGCACAAAATCGTGGAGAAAAAAGGCGCGTGGATATCCTATCAGGGCGAGCTCATCGGCCAGGGCCGCGACGCCGCCAAGGCCACGCTCCGCGAACGTCCCGACCTCGCCGAAAAAATCATCACCGCCGTCATGGAAAAAGTGACCGTCAAGGGCGGCACCACGCTCGGCGAAGGCAATGCCGACAACGACAAGGAATAA
- a CDS encoding tetratricopeptide repeat protein gives MQPTIRILIIASLALLAPVIAQARESGATAKKSRSKKSSSVKVGTATVVSDDSGPKLISTTGGGGADNKWPSFEALQKAAENQNPDALYELGQMYLDGTPETPKNVTRAMLYLDDAAQLGHTAANFRLGKIYADGTETPRDYAKALKYYKTAALAGDATAQHNIGAMLSSGRGVKRDYTEGLAWLIIAAKKNTEAVQSEKKLREFLAKYPKTIAAGETRAEELTRELAAAKTAREPTAAPAPSKPAPMKIDIAPITPTVDPMPITPMPAPFTNTN, from the coding sequence ATGCAGCCGACTATCCGCATACTCATCATCGCCAGCCTCGCGCTCCTGGCGCCCGTCATCGCGCAAGCCCGGGAATCCGGAGCCACAGCGAAAAAATCGCGCTCAAAAAAATCATCCAGCGTCAAAGTCGGAACCGCCACCGTCGTTTCAGACGACTCGGGGCCGAAGCTCATTTCCACAACCGGAGGCGGCGGGGCGGACAATAAATGGCCCAGCTTTGAAGCCCTGCAAAAAGCCGCCGAAAATCAAAACCCCGACGCGCTCTACGAACTCGGCCAGATGTATCTCGACGGCACCCCGGAAACGCCGAAAAACGTCACGCGCGCAATGCTCTATCTCGACGACGCCGCGCAACTCGGGCACACCGCCGCCAACTTCCGCCTCGGCAAGATTTACGCCGACGGCACGGAAACGCCGCGGGATTACGCCAAGGCCCTCAAATACTACAAAACCGCGGCCCTCGCCGGGGACGCCACCGCGCAACACAACATCGGCGCAATGCTCTCCAGCGGCCGCGGCGTGAAACGCGACTACACCGAGGGCCTGGCGTGGCTCATCATCGCCGCGAAAAAAAATACCGAGGCAGTGCAAAGCGAAAAAAAGCTCCGCGAATTTCTGGCCAAGTATCCCAAGACCATCGCCGCCGGCGAAACCCGCGCGGAGGAGCTCACAAGGGAACTCGCCGCCGCCAAAACCGCCCGCGAGCCAACCGCCGCCCCCGCCCCATCCAAGCCCGCCCCCATGAAAATCGACATCGCGCCCATTACGCCAACCGTTGATCCCATGCCAATCACCCCAATGCCCGCGCCCTTCACAAACACCAATTAG
- a CDS encoding flotillin family protein has product MSDITVPLLAVFVIFIVMIGIGVARRYRMCPPDRILVVYGKVGAGAARCYNGGSTFVMPIFQSYAYLNLTPITIEIPLRSALSSQNIRVNAPANFAVAISNDPAVMGNAATRLLGKAPPEIAELAREIITGQMRVVIASMTIEEINADREKLISLITKGVEVELRKIGLHLINCNITDITDESGYIDALGKEAAAKAINDAQIKVAQENQRGAIGKAEAEKLQAIRVAEAEASAAIGRNKAEQDIVASQAELAEKKAEADRRAEVAQKTAKAKAEQAAYEAQKATEDARAMRDEASAVADQVAQANAAKEKVRVDAEATAIRAKVTAEGQAAAVRIAAEGDAASVKTRAEADAAAIELKLTAEAKGKQAILEAEAKGRQALLDAQADGLAKFTQGGRDATAAINLILAQQVVEVARVQSDAIQKLKFDKVVVMGGGKDGASAGGFVQDLYKNVLPLHEVAKAAGVVLPGFLGTEAGKTAPQQAASAPVAPTTATPPKNKA; this is encoded by the coding sequence ATGAGCGACATCACCGTTCCGCTACTCGCAGTTTTCGTAATCTTCATCGTCATGATCGGCATCGGCGTGGCGCGCCGTTACCGCATGTGCCCACCCGACCGCATCCTCGTCGTTTACGGCAAGGTCGGCGCCGGCGCGGCGCGCTGCTACAACGGCGGCTCGACCTTTGTCATGCCGATTTTCCAAAGCTACGCCTACCTGAACCTCACACCGATCACGATCGAGATTCCGCTGCGCAGCGCCCTTTCCAGCCAGAACATCCGCGTCAACGCCCCCGCAAACTTCGCCGTCGCCATCTCGAACGACCCCGCTGTCATGGGCAACGCCGCCACGCGCCTCCTCGGCAAGGCACCGCCTGAAATCGCCGAGCTCGCCCGCGAAATCATCACCGGCCAGATGCGCGTTGTGATCGCCTCGATGACCATTGAGGAAATCAACGCCGACCGCGAAAAACTCATCTCGCTCATCACCAAGGGCGTCGAAGTGGAACTCCGCAAAATCGGCCTCCACCTCATCAACTGTAACATCACCGACATCACGGACGAATCCGGCTACATCGACGCGCTCGGCAAGGAAGCCGCCGCCAAGGCGATCAACGATGCGCAAATCAAAGTCGCGCAGGAAAACCAGCGCGGCGCCATCGGCAAGGCCGAGGCCGAAAAACTGCAAGCCATCCGTGTTGCCGAAGCCGAGGCCTCAGCCGCGATCGGACGCAACAAGGCCGAGCAGGACATCGTCGCCTCGCAAGCCGAACTCGCCGAGAAGAAAGCCGAGGCCGACCGTCGCGCCGAGGTTGCGCAAAAAACCGCCAAGGCGAAAGCCGAGCAAGCCGCCTATGAGGCGCAAAAAGCCACCGAGGACGCCCGCGCCATGCGCGACGAAGCCAGCGCCGTGGCCGACCAAGTCGCCCAAGCCAACGCCGCCAAGGAAAAAGTTCGCGTCGACGCCGAGGCCACCGCCATCCGCGCCAAAGTGACCGCCGAGGGCCAGGCCGCCGCCGTGCGCATAGCGGCCGAGGGTGACGCCGCATCCGTGAAAACTCGCGCTGAAGCCGATGCCGCCGCGATTGAGCTAAAACTCACCGCCGAGGCGAAAGGCAAACAAGCCATTCTCGAGGCCGAGGCGAAAGGCCGCCAGGCACTCCTCGACGCGCAAGCCGACGGCCTTGCGAAATTCACCCAAGGCGGTCGCGACGCCACCGCCGCGATCAACCTCATCCTCGCGCAGCAAGTCGTCGAAGTCGCCCGCGTGCAATCCGACGCGATCCAAAAGCTCAAGTTCGACAAAGTTGTCGTCATGGGCGGCGGCAAGGACGGCGCGAGCGCTGGCGGTTTTGTCCAGGACCTTTACAAAAACGTGCTCCCGCTTCATGAAGTGGCCAAGGCCGCCGGTGTCGTCCTGCCGGGATTCCTCGGCACGGAAGCTGGAAAAACAGCGCCGCAACAAGCAGCCTCCGCCCCCGTCGCGCCGACAACAGCGACACCGCCGAAAAACAAAGCCTGA